One window of the Candidatus Cloacimonadota bacterium genome contains the following:
- the atpC gene encoding ATP synthase F1 subunit epsilon: MRENSIHIKISTPTGIFLEDDVEELVVPGQEGYFGVQTDHTPFISSLMPGKLSTFSDDSERDFAIHNGFVVLRNNNVNILTETIERPEDIDKSRAESARERAKKRLREKEQETDLRRAEAALRRSLSRLEIALD; this comes from the coding sequence ATGAGAGAAAATAGTATTCACATAAAAATTTCTACGCCCACAGGTATTTTTCTCGAAGATGATGTTGAGGAATTGGTAGTTCCCGGACAAGAGGGATATTTCGGTGTTCAGACGGATCACACTCCTTTTATTTCTTCTCTAATGCCCGGTAAATTATCAACATTTTCCGATGATTCGGAAAGAGACTTTGCAATTCATAATGGCTTTGTTGTATTAAGAAATAATAATGTGAATATTTTGACCGAGACAATAGAAAGACCGGAAGATATTGATAAATCTCGAGCGGAAAGTGCGCGAGAAAGAGCAAAAAAACGGCTCCGCGAAAAAGAACAAGAAACTGATTTACGCCGAGCCGAAGCAGCTTTGCGACGCTCCCTTTCCCGTTTGGAAATAGCATTGGATTAA
- the atpD gene encoding F0F1 ATP synthase subunit beta gives MNKGKIVQIIGPVVDVEFPEDKLPPIYNALKIKRENEIDLVLEVEQHLGESRVRTVSMDSTDGLKRGKEVLDTGGPISMPVGEETLGRLLNVVGDPIDEKGELKTKKRYPIHKESPKFSNLDIRDEVYETGIKVLDLLCPYSKGGKTGLFGGAGVGKTVLIMELIRNIATEHGGYSVFSGVGERTREGNDLMLEMQQSGVMKKTAMVFGQMNEPPGARLRVALSGLAVAEYFRDEAKKDVLLFIDNIFRFSQAGSEVSALLGRMPSAVGYQPTLSTEMGELQERITSTKNGSITSVQAIYVPADDLTDPAPATTFTHLDATTVLSRKLVDIGIYPAVDPLESSSRVLDPAIIGTEHYFIARQVQQILQKYRELQDIIAILGMEELSEEDKLTVNRARRIQKFLSQPFFVAEEFTNTPGKYVKLEETIQGFKEIVEGKHDDVPERAFYMVGTIDEVLENARKMRNKDERK, from the coding sequence TTGAATAAAGGAAAAATCGTACAAATTATTGGTCCGGTAGTTGACGTTGAATTCCCGGAAGATAAACTCCCACCAATTTATAATGCTCTCAAAATTAAAAGAGAGAATGAAATTGACCTTGTTTTGGAAGTGGAACAACATCTTGGCGAAAGTAGAGTTCGCACCGTCTCTATGGATTCTACGGACGGATTAAAACGCGGAAAGGAAGTTTTGGACACCGGAGGTCCAATCTCAATGCCGGTCGGAGAAGAAACTCTCGGTCGTCTTTTAAACGTTGTGGGTGATCCCATTGATGAAAAAGGCGAATTGAAAACCAAAAAACGCTATCCGATTCATAAAGAATCTCCCAAATTTTCAAATCTTGATATTCGGGATGAAGTTTATGAAACAGGTATCAAAGTTCTCGACCTGCTTTGCCCTTATTCAAAGGGTGGGAAGACAGGACTTTTCGGTGGAGCGGGAGTTGGTAAAACAGTTTTAATTATGGAACTTATTCGTAATATTGCCACAGAACACGGCGGTTATTCTGTTTTCTCCGGTGTTGGTGAACGGACTCGTGAGGGAAATGATCTAATGCTTGAGATGCAGCAATCCGGTGTGATGAAGAAAACCGCTATGGTGTTCGGACAAATGAACGAGCCACCCGGAGCACGTTTGCGCGTCGCATTATCCGGTTTGGCAGTGGCGGAATATTTTCGGGATGAAGCAAAGAAAGATGTCCTGCTTTTTATTGATAATATTTTCCGATTTTCGCAAGCAGGTTCGGAAGTTTCCGCTCTGCTTGGCAGAATGCCTTCTGCGGTTGGTTATCAACCTACTCTTTCTACGGAAATGGGTGAATTGCAGGAAAGAATTACTTCCACAAAAAACGGCTCCATTACTTCTGTTCAAGCGATTTATGTCCCCGCAGACGACCTTACTGATCCGGCTCCAGCCACCACCTTTACACATCTCGATGCTACAACTGTTCTTTCGCGTAAATTGGTTGATATCGGAATTTATCCGGCTGTTGATCCGCTGGAATCAAGCTCGAGAGTGCTTGATCCGGCAATAATCGGAACAGAACATTATTTTATTGCGAGACAGGTTCAACAGATTCTCCAAAAATACCGTGAGTTGCAAGACATTATCGCGATTTTGGGGATGGAAGAACTTTCCGAAGAGGATAAATTGACGGTCAACCGAGCAAGGAGAATTCAAAAATTTCTCTCCCAACCTTTCTTTGTTGCAGAAGAATTCACAAATACGCCCGGAAAATATGTCAAACTCGAAGAGACAATCCAAGGTTTCAAAGAAATCGTAGAAGGAAAACATGATGATGTTCCTGAACGGGCTTTTTATATGGTTGGAACCATTGACGAAGTTTTGGAGAATGCCAGAAAAATGAGAAACAAAGATGAGAGAAAATAG